A DNA window from Kineococcus endophyticus contains the following coding sequences:
- the flgK gene encoding flagellar hook-associated protein FlgK produces MSTFSGITTASRALSAAQRGMEVTGQNIANVGTEGYSRQRVEQSASVLNQTGQFSQKFVPGDGVVVTGLSRVSDALATATARQDSAAAKEQATASTVWSSIENAIGDTGATGLSKSLSDLSASWSDLAAKSGNDGLAGAQALVVTRSQAVATELVGMDKQLEAQYDQLGLQAQTLASQANTIAVNVAKLNTSIRETLVNGASANELLDQRDQYLNQLADLTGARVVDRQDGTVDVLVGNAALVSGDFSYGLQIGTVTSTTDRTPVAPGAEKIGNQFVVSIGGQDAGPVTGSLKATLDGANKTLVDQQKGLDDFATKLATTVNGAYDGTFFSSVAAGWTAGDPVKASQLQVSVTTATFRDSTGTGTGTGSADRVYATAVKNAFGDVKSTWRTNVTNLAASTQSASNRADLASQVSLKSGAVRDGVSGVNLDEEMTNLVAYQHAYSAAARVLTSIDEALDTLINRTGLVGR; encoded by the coding sequence ATGAGCACCTTCTCCGGCATCACCACCGCCTCCCGCGCCCTGTCCGCCGCTCAGCGCGGCATGGAGGTCACGGGCCAGAACATCGCCAACGTCGGCACGGAGGGCTACTCGCGCCAGCGCGTCGAGCAGTCCGCGAGCGTCCTGAACCAGACGGGCCAGTTCAGCCAGAAGTTCGTCCCCGGTGACGGCGTCGTGGTCACGGGCCTGTCGCGCGTCTCGGACGCCCTGGCGACGGCCACCGCCCGTCAGGACTCCGCGGCCGCCAAGGAGCAGGCCACCGCGAGCACCGTGTGGTCCAGCATCGAGAACGCCATCGGCGACACGGGCGCGACCGGGCTCAGCAAGAGCCTCTCCGACCTCTCCGCGTCCTGGAGCGACCTCGCGGCCAAGAGCGGCAACGACGGTCTCGCCGGCGCACAGGCGCTGGTCGTGACGCGCAGCCAGGCCGTGGCGACCGAGCTCGTCGGGATGGACAAGCAGCTCGAAGCGCAGTACGACCAACTCGGCCTGCAGGCCCAGACGCTGGCGAGCCAGGCGAACACCATCGCGGTGAACGTCGCCAAGCTCAACACCTCGATCCGCGAGACCCTCGTCAACGGCGCCTCGGCCAACGAGCTCCTCGACCAGCGCGACCAGTACCTCAACCAGCTCGCCGACCTCACGGGCGCCCGCGTGGTGGACCGCCAGGACGGCACGGTCGACGTCCTCGTCGGGAACGCCGCCCTGGTCAGCGGTGACTTCTCCTACGGACTCCAGATCGGCACCGTCACGAGCACCACCGACCGCACCCCTGTCGCCCCCGGGGCGGAGAAGATCGGCAACCAGTTCGTCGTGTCCATCGGAGGTCAGGACGCCGGGCCGGTCACGGGGTCGCTGAAGGCCACGCTGGACGGCGCGAACAAGACCCTCGTCGACCAGCAGAAGGGTCTGGACGACTTCGCCACCAAGCTGGCGACGACGGTCAACGGCGCCTACGACGGCACGTTCTTCAGCAGCGTGGCTGCGGGCTGGACGGCCGGTGACCCGGTCAAGGCCTCGCAGCTGCAGGTGTCGGTGACGACGGCGACGTTCCGCGACAGCACGGGCACGGGCACCGGGACCGGCTCGGCGGACCGCGTCTACGCGACGGCTGTCAAGAACGCCTTCGGCGACGTCAAGAGCACCTGGCGCACCAACGTGACGAACCTCGCCGCCTCGACCCAGTCCGCGTCCAACCGGGCCGACCTCGCCTCGCAGGTGTCGCTGAAGTCCGGCGCCGTCCGCGACGGCGTCTCGGGCGTCAACCTCGACGAGGAGATGACGAACCTGGTGGCCTACCAGCACGCGTACTCGGCGGCCGCCCGCGTCCTCACCAGCATCGACGAGGCGCTCGACACCCTCATCAACCGCACCGGCCTCGTCGGCCGCTGA
- the flgL gene encoding flagellar hook-associated protein FlgL, protein MLGRITQRSLATNALTNLQNTQARAAKFQEQITSGTSLPKGSDDSVRAAAALRLNDQIAVNTENSRNLYEARGWMTTQEPALDSTTSALQKVRDLTVQAGNSALDANGRAAIAKQIREIKNTVLGDANTQYQGRAVFAGTSATTTAFTTTSPYTSNDDGGAVTRTISPGVTTSVNISGNSVYGAQAPGTTTVFQELDTLADDIAAGNLSTSSTTLTTIDSRINLATNARAVIGAKTNQLDHADDVNTTQLQYLQSQLDDVQGVDPMKAYLEFNQQNIAYQAALQATAKTVQVSLLDFLR, encoded by the coding sequence ATGCTCGGCCGCATCACCCAGCGCAGCCTCGCGACGAACGCGCTCACGAACCTGCAGAACACGCAGGCTCGTGCGGCGAAGTTCCAGGAGCAGATCACCAGCGGGACGTCCCTGCCCAAGGGCTCGGACGACTCCGTGCGCGCCGCCGCGGCGTTGCGCCTCAACGACCAGATCGCCGTCAACACCGAGAACTCCCGGAACCTCTACGAGGCGCGCGGGTGGATGACGACGCAGGAGCCGGCGCTGGACAGCACCACGTCCGCGCTGCAGAAGGTCCGCGACCTCACGGTCCAGGCCGGCAACAGCGCGCTCGACGCGAACGGCCGCGCGGCCATCGCGAAGCAGATCCGGGAGATCAAGAACACCGTGCTGGGGGACGCGAACACCCAGTACCAGGGCCGGGCCGTGTTCGCGGGCACCTCGGCGACGACCACCGCCTTCACGACGACGTCCCCGTACACCTCGAACGACGACGGCGGCGCGGTCACCCGCACCATCTCCCCCGGTGTGACGACGTCGGTGAACATCTCCGGCAACAGCGTCTACGGCGCGCAGGCGCCGGGGACCACGACGGTCTTCCAGGAGCTCGACACCCTCGCCGACGACATCGCGGCGGGGAACCTGAGCACCAGCAGCACGACGCTCACGACGATCGACAGCCGCATCAACCTGGCCACCAACGCCCGCGCCGTCATCGGCGCGAAGACCAACCAGCTCGACCACGCGGACGACGTCAACACGACGCAGCTGCAGTACCTGCAGTCCCAGCTCGACGACGTCCAGGGCGTGGACCCGATGAAGGCGTACCTGGAGTTCAACCAGCAGAACATCGCCTACCAGGCGGCCCTCCAGGCGACCGCGAAGACCGTCCAGGTCTCCCTGCTCGACTTCCTCCGCTGA